A single region of the Zygotorulaspora mrakii chromosome 4, complete sequence genome encodes:
- the SME1 gene encoding mRNA splicing protein SME1 (similar to Saccharomyces cerevisiae SME1 (YOR159C); ancestral locus Anc_5.504) produces the protein MSSKSRSVIPPINCIFNHLQQQTIVTFWLFEQIGIRIRGKISGFDEFMNVVIDEALEIPVDYKTGTENIENARSLGRILLKGDNITLITTVDE, from the coding sequence ATGTCATCCAAATCTAGATCTGTGATTCCACCTATAAACTGTATTTTCAATCATCTTCAGCAACAGACTATTGTGACATTTTGGCTGTTTGAACAGATTGGTATAAGGATAAGAGGTAAAATAAGCGGATTCGACGAGTTCATGAACGTTGTGATTGATGAAGCACTAGAAATACCCGTAGATTACAAAACAGGTacagaaaatattgaaaacGCTAGAAGCTTGGGTAGAATTCTTCTAAAGGGGGATAATATAACGCTGATAACAACTGTAGATGAATGA
- the PET123 gene encoding mitochondrial 37S ribosomal protein mS26 PET123 (similar to Saccharomyces cerevisiae PET123 (YOR158W); ancestral locus Anc_5.505): MGKGAAKHGFKSGVLPITRSILKKPTVLQESIVAKAKAPKPKGIDGVGYAEGVKHPKGSHREPSPVKFIDVEDLIAKTSAPPSSIRSVVSPQQEKKLRMAELRRKFLSEAFRNEESRLLKLEQTMKQRAQALQEEKSNELALLNESRSSDLTIPTLESIIKEPLMRQRTPEEKEVLAMKRKYNREMIQFKSNERKLEKLLELYHVSSEFIVTEEQLLEKIDEAFNNEGSDVLRTKLSLGTSRIRARNENKLGDALFGTIGDGEHVGLPTVKEYLNGEMKKFAEEVESRSIEALNQRKENNDNILQI; the protein is encoded by the coding sequence ATGGGAAAAGGTGCAGCAAAGCACGGTTTCAAAAGTGGTGTACTACCGATTACCAggtcaattttgaagaagccAACTGTCCTTCAAGAGAGTATAGTTGCTAAAGCTAAAGCACCCAAACCAAAGGGTATTGATGGTGTAGGTTATGCCGAGGGTGTAAAGCATCCGAAGGGGTCTCATCGGGAGCCCTCCCCCGTGAAATTCATTGACGTGGAGGACTTAATTGCGAAGACGTCAGCACCACCTTCCAGCATAAGATCCGTGGTCTCCCCTCAACAGGAAAAGAAGTTAAGAATGGCCGAACTTCGTAGGAAGTTTTTGTCCGAAGCCTTCAGGAATGAGGAGAGCAGATTGCTCAAACTGGAGCAAACAATGAAACAAAGAGCACAAGCATTACAGGAAGAGAAAAGTAACGAGTTAGCATTACTCAATGAGAGTAGATCGTCTGATCTAACAATACCAACTCTGGAAAGTATCATAAAAGAACCTCTGATGAGGCAAAGAACGCCagaggagaaagaagtCCTTGCCatgaagagaaaatatAATAGGGAAATGATTCAGTTTAAGTCgaatgaaagaaaactggaaaaactTCTGGAACTGTATCATGTTTCCAGTGAATTCATCGTCACCGAAGAACAACTTCTGGAAAAGATTGATGAGGCCTTCAACAATGAGGGTTCCGATGTCCTAAGAACGAAACTAAGTTTGGGCACATCTAGAATAAGAGCTAGAAATGAGAATAAGTTAGGCGACGCTCTTTTCGGCACCATTGGAGATGGTGAGCATGTCGGTCTTCCTACTGTGAAAGAATATCTAAATGGcgagatgaaaaaattcgcAGAGGAAGTAGAGTCGAGAAGCATTGAAGCTCTTAATCAGCGGAAggaaaataatgataacATCCTGCAGATCTAA
- the TRS120 gene encoding TRAPPII-specific subunit TRS120 (similar to Saccharomyces cerevisiae TRS120 (YDR407C); ancestral locus Anc_5.506), with protein sequence MVMEPADNHSSFVEPSRIRVLVVPVGKWRRKEFVDAVNRLKQYSEIRLLDITPIDSSLFTPQGFPQGRLFFKFLTVGINDSMDLFLYDFEPFRKTFVVIGLVNDDSDAQHNIKILKEKYATVISHNMIYTTKTKGSGCSNVFYSPGMIEGLETIACDIGKNFLLALNHYYSSYKHMTLRSPGAIGGNSVLKTSLTVRASASTISFSAGNVASKRLSSMEVTTNNIKRSASLKISKTLTPSENRNQQRSQGRQLKILGNFQLLSGRYKDALQSFTEAVASLHKIKDYLWLGSALDGVAICFLMLSYLNMPFQIPQIVNVLCPTQTINGTTDMSSPRNSVNFTPLGSPRASSSSAVSMAVVDAQNVNLPLLVKAISEKVLYYYEMTLSDITDYAPQVVYSELLLKTLTFMVSFSNNTELSPDVLKSITEGKLPLHDKERHASIEPFFSKPEIYYFANKIFELQLKEMSIESQTRIYIVLAEIYGSLGFMRKKSFVLRLLMVALMSNSSQMCWNLDYKSLFSEILILYGVDPYCSSNVLPFSNSTKPTWLILQKRCLQLCLTVANKVGDNESAARFAVLLIKKYTHLLNRSEQQSLFEDFLKPLVEGGHIKEYMDPFMLREIKLIRLENGTYSAENDGIPVESKLTQSDKSNAPASQIDTHEVFNPFKEVKPTKDSDQATPNEMRNIFLEKDKGVITCVVQNPFKFEISIDEVQFNSSTLKFCALGKNNISAKTPFIVSPESIRMINLPMEIRSSTNHKWHTLSSLKFSVIGLPLQEFKIVPSENKSQNLQQDHKRYNTEKIEMKILPDQPELQFIQTKNMPDNSFMIMHGTKKRLFITFRNKSLSCSIDYLHFSHTTNVEKSMKPNYWKKLPLDDIYAMDKQLEWLKNSSVKIINAPSKIIPNETVTVELEVDAVSVPFQYNGFDLWIDYGMISGDKQCIYLKKLLLPFKVTLKRSIEIPNVELVPLNELPAPSVKSVDWINYIMEQRRMDKAFKVQDFILLLVDVRNSWLQGIIAEMEYGDFKGKSHLIEGSHTTRVIIPIKKLHPNETQFKNKPIPRLFQGRQYLSSGLNVEQENEMREKFWSREHVLSHLICNWKLSADTCINGTVDFSQFLDKFDSRMVAVLYHPTSFCRISVVIDKNKVAVGEQIEAKISVTPTTAATLDPHSRTKTKAKKNNVMKKANSNDLTMNIIIFDRSASKVLSKSNRRILYNGTLTQHISASEHTQANIELLPIEKGNYEITACISEPRDDELTIVQSQFEPVPFIVT encoded by the coding sequence ATGGTTATGGAGCCAGCAGATAATCACTCGTCATTTGTAGAGCCGTCGAGAATACGTGTGCTCGTAGTCCCTGTCGGTAAATGGCGAAGAAAGGAGTTTGTGGATGCCGTAAACCGTTTGAAACAGTACAGTGAAATCAGGCTGCTGGACATCACACCAATTGACAGTTCACTGTTCACTCCACAGGGGTTTCCGCAAGGAAGGCTATTCTTCAAGTTCCTCACAGTCGGAATCAATGATTCTATGGATCTGTTTTTGTATGATTTTGAGCCTTTCAGGAAAACTTTTGTAGTCATTGGACTAGTGAATGATGACAGCGATGCACAACATAATATCAAGATcctgaaagaaaaatacgCTACTGTTATTTCACATAATATGATATACACAACGAAGACTAAAGGTTCAGGATGCTCTAACGTGTTTTATAGTCCTGGTATGATCGAAGGTCTGGAAACAATCGCGTGCGATATCGGcaaaaatttccttttAGCTTTGAATCATTATTACTCTTCATACAAGCATATGACTCTGCGATCACCAGGCGCTATTGGTGGCAATTCTGTGCTGAAAACGAGTTTGACCGTCAGAGCTTCGGCAAGTACAATATCCTTTTCTGCTGGAAATGTGGCATCTAAGAGGTTATCGTCCATGGAAGTCACAACtaataatatcaaaagGTCAGCATCGCTAAAAATTTCGAAGACATTGACTCCGTCGGAAAATAGAAATCAACAACGATCTCAAGGAAGGCAGCTCAAGATTCTAGGTAACTTCCAGCTATTGTCAGGTAGATATAAAGATGCTTTACAGAGTTTTACAGAAGCTGTAGCTTCGTTGCATAAAATCAAAGACTATCTTTGGCTTGGATCCGCGCTCGACGGTGTGgcaatttgttttctaaTGCTTTCTTATTTGAACATGCCCTTCCAAATACCGCAAATTGTAAATGTCCTGTGTCCGACTCAGACGATAAATGGTACGACAGATATGAGCTCTCCTAGAAACAGTGTTAATTTTACTCCCCTCGGATCTCCAAGAGCTTCCTCTAGTTCAGCTGTGTCAATGGCTGTGGTGGACGCTCAAAATGTCAACTTGCCTCTGTTAGTGAAAGCAATATCTGAGAAAGTTTTGTACTATTATGAAATGACTTTATCAGATATCACTGATTATGCTCCTCAGGTTGTTTATTCAGAGCTACTATTGAAGACACTAACTTTCATGGTTTCATTCTCCAATAATACCGAATTATCACCGGATGTACTGAAATCAATCACAGAAGGAAAGTTGCCCTTGCATGACAAAGAAAGGCACGCTTCAATtgaaccatttttttcgaaGCCAGAGATATACTATTTTGCGAACAAGATTTTCGAGTTGCAGCTGAAGGAAATGAGTATTGAGTCCCAAACAAGAATATATATTGTGTTGGCAGAGATATATGGCTCACTTGGATTTATGCGaaagaaatcttttgtCCTCAGACTGTTAATGGTTGCCTTGATGTCAAACTCTTCTCAAATGTGCTGGAATCTAGACTATAAAAGTCTTTTTAGTGAGATATTAATACTGTATGGTGTCGATCCTTATTGCTCTTCAAATGTATTGCCTTTCTCAAACTCAACGAAACCGACTTGgttgattttgcaaaaaagaTGTCTTCAGCTGTGCCTGACTGTAGCAAATAAAGTCGGCGATAATGAGTCCGCAGCACGGTTTGCTGTTCTGTTGATCAAGAAATACAcacatcttttgaatcgCTCAGAACAGCAAAGCctctttgaagatttctTAAAGCCTTTGGTAGAAGGCGGTCATATAAAAGAGTATATGGATCCATTCATGCTcagagaaatcaaactAATTAGATTAGAAAATGGGACTTATTCTGCCGAAAATGATGGGATTCCAGTCGAATCAAAGCTGACGCAGTCTGACAAATCAAATGCTCCAGCTTCGCAAATTGATACACACGAAGTCTTCAATCCTTTCAAGGAAGTTAAGCCTACTAAAGACTCTGATCAGGCGACCCCGAATGAGAtgagaaatattttcttggaGAAAGATAAAGGAGTCATTACATGTGTGGTACAGAATCCTTTCAAGTTTGAAATAAGTATCGATGAGGTACAATTCAACTCCAGTACACTCAAATTTTGCGCCCTAGGGAAGAATAATATCAGTGCGAAGACGCCGTTTATAGTATCACCTGAATCCATAAGAATGATCAACCTGCCTATGGAAATTAGATCTTCTACAAACCACAAGTGGCACACATTGAGctcattgaaattttctgtCATAGGTTTGCCTTTGCAAGAATTTAAGATAGTTCCCTCTGAAAATAAATCGCAAAACTTGCAACAGGATCATAAACGGTACAATACGGAAAAGATtgagatgaaaattttaccTGATCAACCTGAATTACAATTcattcaaacaaaaaatatgccTGATAACTCTTTCATGATAATGCATGGAACTAAGAAGAGGTTATTCATAACTTTCAGAAACAAATCATTATCTTGCAGCATTGAttatttgcatttttcaCATACAACCAATGtagaaaaatcaatgaaGCCAAAttactggaaaaaattacCCTTAGATGACATTTACGCCATGGATAAACAGCTGGAGTGGCTAAAAAACTCATCTGTAAAAATAATCAATGCGCCGTCCAAAATTATTCCTAATGAGACTGTCACTGTTGAGCTTGAAGTCGATGCTGTTTCGgttccttttcaatataaCGGATTTGATCTTTGGATAGATTATGGGATGATTTCCGGTGACAAGCAATGTATATACCTTAAAAAACTTCTTTTACCTTTCAAAGTGACgttgaaaagaagtatTGAAATCCCAAATGTTGAGCTAGTACCCTTAAATGAGCTACCCGCACCAAGTGTGAAGTCCGTTGATTGGATAAATTACATTATGGAGCAGAGACGAATGGATAAGGCGTTTAAAgttcaagatttcattttattaCTCGTTGATGTTCGAAATTCATGGCTTCAAGGCATAATTGCAGAAATGGAGTACGGCGATTTCAAAGGCAAATCGCACCTGATAGAAGGTTCTCATACCACCCGGGTCATAATACCTATTAAAAAATTGCATCCAAATGAAACTCAATTCAAGAATAAGCCCATTCCCAGATTATTCCAAGGAAGACAATATTTGAGCAGCGGTCTCAACGTagaacaagaaaatgagatGAGGGAAAAGTTCTGGTCTAGGGAGCATGTACTGTCCCACCTCATCTGTAACTGGAAATTATCTGCCGATACCTGTATCAACGGAACAGTGGATTTTTCTCAGTTTTTAGATAAGTTTGATTCCAGAATGGTCGCGGTCCTATATCACCCTACATCTTTCTGTCGTATATCAGTAGTTATCGACAAGAATAAAGTGGCTGTAGGGGAACAGATCGAGGCCAAGATTAGTGTCACTCCAACAACCGCAGCAACTCTAGATCCACATTCTAGGACAAAAACAAAGGCAAAAAAGAACAATGTTATGAAGAAAGCAAATTCAAACGACTTGACAATGAACATCATCATATTCGATAGATCTGCGTCTAAAGTCTTGTCAAAGTCGAACAGAAGAATACTTTACAATGGAACTCTAACGCAACACATTTCGGCTTCAGAGCATACTCAAGCCAACATTGAGCTTCTTCCCATCGAAAAAGGTAATTATGAGATAACCGCATGTATTTCGGAACCGAGAGATGATGAACTCACAATTGTCCAGTCGCAATTCGAGCCAGTTCCATTCATTGTTACTTGA
- the PUP1 gene encoding proteasome core particle subunit beta 2 (similar to Saccharomyces cerevisiae PUP1 (YOR157C); ancestral locus Anc_5.507), whose product MAGLSFENYQRNNFLSSTSNKQPKATSTGTTIVGVKYNNGVVIAADTRSTQGPIVADKNCAKLHRIAPRIWCAGAGTAADTEAVTQLIGSNLELHSLYAGREPRVVSALQMLKQHLFKYQGHIGAYLIVAGIDPTGAHLFSIHAHGSTDVGFYQSLGSGSLAAMAVLESNWRQDLSKDEAIKLASDAIQAGIWNDLGSGSNVDVCVMEIGKDAEYLRNYLTPNVREAKQQSYRFARGTTAVLKESIVKVCEVEEETVDIVG is encoded by the coding sequence ATGGCTGGTCTGTCCTTTGAAAACTATCAGAGAAACAACTTCTTGTCGTCTACGTCAAACAAACAGCCGAAGGCGACTTCTACGGGTACCACAATTGTTGGCGTAAAGTATAATAATGGTGTAGTCATTGCTGCAGATACAAGATCAACACAAGGTCCTATTGTCGCCGACAAGAATTGTGCCAAGCTCCATCGTATTGCACCACGTATTTGGTGTGCTGGTGCGGGTACGGCTGCAGATACCGAGGCTGTTACACAACTGATTGGATCTAATCTGGAATTGCATTCATTATACGCTGGAAGGGAACCAAGGGTAGTTTCAGCATTGCAGATGTTGAAACagcatcttttcaaataccaAGGACACATTGGGGCCTACCTTATTGTTGCTGGTATCGATCCAACGGGGGCACACCTTTTCTCTATTCATGCACATGGTTCAACAGATGTGGGATTCTATCAGAGTTTGGGTTCAGGCTCTTTAGCGGCCATGGCAGTCCTAGAGTCCAACTGGAGGCAAGacctttcaaaagatgaagcTATAAAATTAGCATCTGATGCCATCCAAGCTGGTATATGGAACGATTTGGGATCAGGTTCAAATGTGGATGTATGTGTGATGGAAATTGGCAAAGACGCAGAATACCTGAGAAACTATTTGACACCGAATGTGAGAGAAGCAAAACAACAAAGTTACAGATTTGCTAGAGGTACAACTGCGGTACTCAAAGAGAGTATCGTGAAAGTATGcgaagttgaagaagaaacgGTCGATATCGTTGGATAG
- the ADE8 gene encoding phosphoribosylglycinamide formyltransferase (similar to Saccharomyces cerevisiae ADE8 (YDR408C); ancestral locus Anc_5.508), with the protein MFSNYMLKSTTLQYTRLLLFVFRFSLVSIMGGKALRISVLISGSGSNLQALIDAEAKKELGNAKIVSVISSSKKAFGLTRATKANIPTRVHSLFPYTRDISKDDREKRADARVEFEKDLAEVVLGDEPDLVVCAGWLLILGAEFLRRTKRVPIINLHPALPGAFDGTTHAIEMAWQKAQDTKKPLVAGCMVHYVIEEVDRGEPIVIKELEIVPGKETLEEYEERVHDTEHSAIVEATRKVILQKSN; encoded by the coding sequence atgttttcaaattaCATGTTGAAGAGCACAACGCTTCAATATACAAGGTTATTACTCTTCGTATTTCGCTTTTCGCTCGTTAGCATAATGGGGGGCAAGGCTCTAAGGATAAGTGTattaatatctggatcTGGCTCCAATTTACAAGCGCTAATTGACGCAGAGGCTAAGAAAGAATTGGGCAATGCCAAGATTGTGTCGGTCATTTCGTCAAGCAAAAAGGCTTTTGGATTGACAAGGGCGACTAAAGCTAATATTCCAACAAGGGTGCACTCTTTGTTCCCATATACaagagatatttcaaaagatgatagagaaaaaagagcagaCGCTAGGGTggagtttgaaaaagatctTGCAGAAGTGGTCTTAGGTGATGAACCTGATCTAGTTGTATGTGCAGGGTGGTTACTAATTCTTGGAgcagaatttttgagaCGCACAAAGCGGGTTCCTATAATCAACCTACATCCAGCCTTGCCAGGCGCGTTCGATGGTACGACGCATGCAATCGAAATGGCATGGCAGAAAGCGCAGGATACAAAGAAACCTTTGGTAGCGGGCTGTATGGTACATTATGTCATCGAGGAAGTAGACAGAGGAGAGCCCATTGTCATTAAGGAATTGGAAATCGTCCCAGGCAAGGAGACGTTAGAAGAATACGAAGAAAGAGTCCATGATACGGAACATTCAGCTATAGTTGAAGCCACGAGGAAAGtaatacttcaaaagagtAATTAG
- a CDS encoding uncharacterized protein (similar to Saccharomyces cerevisiae SIZ1 (YDR409W) and NFI1 (YOR156C); ancestral locus Anc_5.509), producing MSTAGLSMSVGSGGGLHHEIQEAIAQMELLKVPELKAVCRSIELPITGRKSILQDRIRAYLKNSCSIGRIDPWRPKTIKILIEKSKAGQVLPKYEMVWQTIRSGAFNHPVATGQLPVSSLQEDGTLTVGNQVDYNATNTVRPSDVYVGPTRPSMSVEPRKTYIHFKESPFYKMRKLIPETAQKINVTNVRGVCSCKFKFTKAEWNLLQGNKKFKVYLFCAAASPSAEAGNVPIQFPHPNEIRFNDTQVKDNVRGLKNKVGTAKPADLTPYLRPPPAQNVLEIVYAFTKNEFFTYCYIVEEVLPEELLQEVLKHPKIIKHATLQYIKQTLREEEDDDLVTTSTVMSLQCPVSFTRMKYPAKSIMCKHLQCFDALWYIYSQMQIPTWQCPVCQIEINLKDLAVCEYVDEILKNSEEDVEQVELSSDGSWTPVVEETTAKPNDRQQSNTMVKTENDYDDYDNVPLSKQNAKEIGASASNQPVVISLDSDLEDEDDIEQNDTPNSDKTQENNRSAAVRLSSDADHPGLYMDSSSTPSEATLDPRAHTAETPTAMRTESDRTESNTSYFNREIPNSLDKTPLNNSISDNDTSLPDASTSSPAPSTIIRGLFTPAYQPASSVGHPYNGVNDSHGSPTIRSNGTSSTMTTVGTPDLNKREHSRRTSQVVSNSLLGLTGNSVVAPSLPVMNCALQDAEGTANNGEGNGIIPQLPPLPVTQAIEIAAHGARKNINGRSNLATHGSNLHARTKKPVVSPFIPKKPYLNMLPQKRNISNASSRSILSPESPASIHNNQGADNNNTTSQPIESSSEPRDSSVIDLTSD from the coding sequence ATGTCTACTGCTGGCCTAAGTATGTCTGTGGGGTCCGGTGGTGGGTTACACCATGAGATACAGGAAGCAATAGCACAGATGgagcttttgaaagtaCCGGAGCTCAAAGCTGTTTGCAGATCAATTGAACTCCCGATAACTGGTCGTAAATCCATCTTACAAGACCGAATACGAGCGTACTTAAAAAATTCATGCTCCATAGGACGTATAGACCCTTGGCGACCCAAGACAATAAAGATATTAATAGAGAAATCCAAGGCTGGTCAGGTGCTGCCGAAATACGAAATGGTGTGGCAGACGATAAGAAGTGGGGCTTTCAATCACCCCGTGGCCACTGGACAGCTTCCCGTGAGTAGTCTGCAGGAGGATGGTACGTTGACTGTTGGAAATCAAGTGGACTACAATGCCACAAATACCGTGAGACCTAGTGATGTTTATGTGGGCCCTACAAGACCCAGTATGTCTGTGGAGCCTAGGAAAACCTACATTCATTTTAAAGAGTCGCCATTTTACAAGATGAGAAAACTGATTCCCGAAACAGCTCAAAAAATTAATGTTACAAATGTTCGAGGAGTTTGCTCttgcaaattcaaattcacaAAGGCTGAATGGAACTTATTACAgggaaataaaaaattcaaagtaTACCTGTTTTGTGCAGCGGCAAGCCCATCAGCGGAAGCTGGCAATGTGCCTATTCAATTTCCACATCCGAACGAAATAAGATTCAATGATACGCAGGTGAAAGACAATGTTAGAGgattaaaaaataaagtgGGGACGGCTAAGCCCGCAGATTTAACTCCATATCTACGACCACCGCCTGCTCAAAACGTTTTAGAAATTGTTTATGCATTCACGAAAAACGAGTTTTTCACCTACTGCTACATTGTGGAGGAAGTGCTCCCAGAAGAGTTGTTACAAGAAGTTTTAAAGCATCCAAAAATTATAAAACATGCAACGTTGCAATATATAAAGCAAACATTGcgtgaagaagaagatgacgaCTTGGTAACCACCTCAACAGTCATGAGTCTGCAATGTCCAGTCTCGTTCACCAGAATGAAGTATCCGGCCAAGTCAATAATGTGCAAACATCTTCAGTGTTTCGATGCACTATGGTACATATATTCGCAAATGCAAATTCCCACTTGGCAATGTCCTGTTTGTCAAATTGAGATTAACTTGAAGGACTTGGCTGTATGTGAGTACGTTGAtgagattttgaagaattctgaagaagatgtCGAACAAGTTGAGCTATCTTCTGACGGATCCTGGACTCCAGTGGTCGAAGAAACGACAGCAAAACCAAATGATCGACAGCAATCTAATACAATGGTCAAAACAGAGAATGATTATGACGATTACGACAATGTGCCTCTTTCTAAACAAAATGCTAAAGAAATTGGAGCTTCTGCTTCGAACCAGCCTGTCGTTATCTCTTTGGATAGCGACttggaagatgaagatgacatTGAGCAGAATGACACACCGAATTCTGATAAGACACAAGAAAATAATAGAAGTGCTGCAGTACGATTGAGTAGCGATGCTGATCATCCCGGATTGTATATGGACAGTTCCTCAACACCTTCTGAAGCTACGCTGGACCCAAGGGCACACACGGCAGAAACTCCCACGGCTATGAGAACAGAGAGTGACAGAACAGAAAGTAACACAagttatttcaacagagaGATACCGAACTCTTTGGATAAGACCCCACTTAACAATAGCATATCAGATAATGACACATCATTACCTGACGCCAGCACATCGTCACCAGCACCGTCTACCATAATTCGAGGGTTATTTACACCGGCGTATCAACCGGCTTCCAGTGTTGGACACCCATATAATGGTGTAAATGATAGCCATGGCTCTCCCACAATTAGAAGCAATGGTACTTCATCGACGATGACAACCGTTGGCACACCTGATCTCAATAAACGGGAACATTCTAGACGCACCTCCCAAGTCGTTTCCAATTCACTTTTAGGACTGACAGGGAACTCAGTTGTTGCACCCTCTCTTCCTGTGATGAATTGTGCTCTTCAAGATGCTGAAGGCACAGCGAATAATGGTGAAGGAAACGGTATCATCCCCCAACTGCCTCCATTGCCTGTGACGCAAGCGATCGAGATCGCAGCTCATGGAGCAAGGAAAAACATCAATGGAAGAAGTAATTTAGCCACACATGGCAGTAATCTTCATGCGAGGACCAAAAAGCCAGTAGTGTCCCCATTTATTCCCAAGAAGCCGTATTTAAACATGCTTCcgcagaaaagaaatatctCAAATGCGAGTAGTAGATCTATACTATCACCAGAGTCACCGGCATCAATACATAATAATCAAGGCGCTGACAATAATAACACCACATCTCAGCCTATTGAAAGCAGTTCAGAACCTCGTGATAGTTCTGTCATAGATTTGACATCAGATTGA
- the STE14 gene encoding protein-S-isoprenylcysteine carboxyl O-methyltransferase (similar to Saccharomyces cerevisiae STE14 (YDR410C); ancestral locus Anc_5.510), translating into MSRVTNSMDKSSADVNRYADISNNPLHTVTFTSFALGTVLGLFLGLIKVVKMKNLNAYIVFLCFFHFMEYFITAKYNPLKVNQDSFLLNNGSVYILCHLIATLEYVIEYIFYPNIKVTGHSKFRFSIIVAGYLCISAGQAIRSLAMSTAGKSFSHVLQTKKKKDHTLIQSGVYQWFRHPSYFGFFWWALGTQMILLNPVSFTLFAVVLWKFFHDRIKTEEIYLIKFFGDDYIKFKTCVPVRIPFIE; encoded by the coding sequence ATGTCAAGGGTTACCAATTCAATGGATAAAAGTTCTGCAGATGTGAATCGTTATGCCGATATTAGTAATAACCCATTACACACCGTTACATTTACGTCGTTTGCACTGGGAACAGTACTAGGTTTGTTTTTGGGTTTGATAAAAGTCgtcaaaatgaaaaacttgaatgCCTATATTGTGTTTCTCTGcttctttcatttcatgGAGTATTTTATTACTGCCAAGTACAACCCTTTGAAAGTCAATcaagattcttttttacttAATAATGGATCGGTTTACATATTGTGTCATCTTATTGCAACACTGGAATACGTCATTGAGTACATTTTCTATCCAAATATAAAGGTCACTGGACATTCCAAGTTTCGTTTTTCAATTATCGTTGCCGGATATCTATGCATAAGCGCTGGTCAAGCGATAAGATCTTTAGCCATGTCAACTGCTGGTAAATCATTTTCTCATGTATTacaaaccaaaaaaaaaaaagatcacaCGTTGATTCAATCAGGAGTCTATCAATGGTTTAGACATCCAAGTTATTTTGGATTCTTTTGGTGGGCGTTGGGTACACAAATGATTTTGCTCAACCCAGTTTCTTTTACACTTTTTGCAGTTGTATTATGGAAGTTCTTTCATGATAGAATCAAGACAGAGGAGATATATttgattaaattttttggcgATGACTATATAAAATTCAAGACATGTGTTCCCGTAAGAATCCCATTCATTGAGTGA